In Kitasatospora sp. NA04385, a single genomic region encodes these proteins:
- a CDS encoding SDR family NAD(P)-dependent oxidoreductase — protein sequence MAERTGRTVLVTGASRGIGRAVATRIAAEGATVLVHFGTDGRGAERTVEEVRRAGGTGFAVRAELGVDGDVETLLAGVGAVLAGRPLDVLVNNAAAAPAGPLGVTTRAEFDRLFAVNVRAPYFLIEGALPLLRDGGRIVTVSSVATRMANPAQTSFAMTKGAVETMTRTLAAQLGARGITVNAVAPGATRTADNGAAFELPGLVERIAALTALDRLGTAEDVAEVVAFLASDAARWITGQVLDASGGLFLGPRVA from the coding sequence GGATCGCGGCCGAGGGGGCCACGGTCCTCGTGCACTTCGGCACGGACGGGCGCGGCGCGGAGCGGACCGTCGAGGAGGTGCGGCGGGCGGGCGGGACCGGCTTCGCGGTCCGGGCCGAGCTGGGCGTGGACGGCGACGTCGAGACGCTGCTGGCCGGGGTCGGGGCCGTGCTGGCCGGGCGGCCGCTCGACGTCCTGGTCAACAACGCGGCGGCGGCCCCGGCCGGTCCGCTCGGCGTGACGACCCGGGCGGAGTTCGACCGGCTGTTCGCGGTGAACGTGCGGGCGCCGTACTTCCTCATCGAGGGCGCGCTGCCGCTGCTGCGCGACGGCGGCCGGATCGTCACCGTCTCGTCGGTGGCGACCCGGATGGCCAACCCGGCGCAGACCTCCTTCGCGATGACCAAGGGCGCGGTCGAGACCATGACCAGGACGCTCGCCGCCCAGCTCGGCGCCCGGGGCATCACCGTGAACGCGGTGGCCCCCGGCGCGACCAGGACGGCGGACAACGGCGCGGCCTTCGAACTGCCGGGCCTGGTCGAGCGGATCGCCGCCCTGACCGCGCTCGACCGGCTGGGCACCGCCGAGGACGTGGCGGAGGTGGTCGCCTTCCTGGCCTCCGACGCCGCCCGCTGGATCACCGGCCAGGTCCTCGACGCCAGCGGCGGCCTGTTCCTCGGCCCGCGAGTCGCCTGA